The Myxococcales bacterium DNA window GACATCTACACCCAGCTCGAGCCGTTCAAGACGCGCCTCGCCGGCAAGCTCTCGGGCGGCATGAAGCAGAAGCTGGCGCTGTGCTGCGCGCTCATCCACGAGCCCAAGGTGCTGTTCCTCGACGAGCCGACCACCGGCGTCGACCCGGTGTCGCGCAAGGAGTTCTGGGACATGCTCGGCCGGCTCCGCGACCGGGGCATCACGATCGTCGTGTCGACGCCGTACATGGACGAGGCCGCGCGCTGCGACCGGATCGCGCTGGTCCAGCACGGCGAGATCATCGCGCTCGACACGCTCGCCGCGCTCCTCGCCGGCCACGCCGTCGCGACCTACGCGGTCCGCGGGCCCCAGCCGTTCCGGCTGCTGCAGGACCTGCGCGCCTACGCCCGGACCGAGTACTGCTACGCGTTCGGCCAGGAGCAGCACCTCGTGCTCACCGCCGCCGACGTCGCCGGCGTCGACGGCGTCCGCGCGCACCTGCGCGCGGCCGGGCACGGCGAGGTCTCGATCCGGCCGATCGCGCCCAACATCGAGGACGTCTTCATCCACCTGACCCACGAGCGGGCCCATGCCTGAGCACGCGATCGAGGCCGTCGACCTGACCCGCCGCTTCGGCGCGTTCACCGCCGTCGACGCGATCAACCTGACGGTCGCGCCCGGCGAGATCTTCGGCTTCCTCGGCGCCAACGGCGCCGGCAAGACCACCGCGATGCGGATCTTCTGCGGCCTGCTCGAGCCGACCTCGGGCCGCGCCACGGTCGCGGGCTTCGACGCGATGACCCAGGCCGAGCAGATCAAGCAGCGGATCGGCTACATGAGCCAGAAGTTCTCGCTCTACGGCAAGCTGACCGTCCGCCAGAACATCCGCTTCTTCGCGGGCATCTACGGCCTGTCGCGGGCCCAGGTCCGGGCCAAGACCGCCGAGATCGTCGCGCGCCTCGACCTCGGCGCCGCCGCCGACACCCAGGTCGACGCGCTGCCGCTGGGCTGGAAGCAGCGCATCAGCTTCGCGGTCGCGACGGTCCACGAGCCCAAGGTGGTGTTCCTCGACGAGCCCACCGGCGGCGTCGACCCGATCGTCCGCCGGCAGTTCTGGGATCTGATCTACGAGCAGGCGTCGCGCGGCATGACCGTGTTCGTCACGACCCACTACATGGACGAGGCCGAGTACTGCGACCGGGTCTCGATCATGGTCGACGGCGCGATCGCGGCGATCGGCACGCCGGCCGAGCTCTACGCCCAGCACGGCGCGACCTCGATCGAGGCGGTGTTCGTGGCCCTGGCCCGGAGGGCGACCCGCCATGGCGACTGAGCCGTTCGGCCCGCCCCCCGTCGGGCACGAGCCCCCACGAGCCGCCGCGCCGAGCCGCGAGCCGCCCGGGCCGCGTCGCGCGCGCGTGTTCTTCGCGTTCGTCGTCAAGGAGTGGAAGCACGTCCTGCGCGATCGCAAGAGCCTGATCATCCTCTTGGGCCTGCCGGTCGTGATGATGATCCTGTTCGGGTTCGCGCTGTCCAACGAGGTCAAGAGCACGCGGTTCGTGGTCCTCGATCCCACGCCCGACGCCACGACGATCGCGATCACCGAGCGCCTCGACCAGAGCCGCTACTTCGCGCTCGTCGGCCGGGTCGACGACGAGGCCGCGCTCCTGCGCAGCTTCCGCCGGGGCGAGGCCCGGGTCGCCGTGGTGTTCCAGGCCGGCTTCGACCGCGCGCTGCGCCACGACCTCCACGCCCAGGTCCGGGTGGTCGCCGACGCGTCGGACGCCAACACCGCCGCCACGGTCACCGCCTACGCCAGCGCGATCATCGCCCAGGTCCAGGCCGACCTGGCGGGCCCCGCCGCCGCCCGCGGCGGGATCGCGATCGAGACCCGCATGCTCTACAACCCGCAGCTCAAGAGCAGCTACATGTTCGTGCCGGGCGTGATGACGCTGATCCTGATGCTGCTCGGCGCGATGATGACCTCGGTGTCGATCGTCCGCGAGAAGGAGACCGGCACGATGGAGATCCTGCTGGTGTCACCGATGAACCCGCTGGTGGTGATCGTCAGCAAGGCGGTGCCGTACCTGCTCCTGTGCTTCATCGACGTGCTGATCATCCTCGGCCTGTCGTACGGCCTGCTCGACATGCCGACCGGCGCCAACGTGCCGCTGCTGCTGGCCGAGTGCCTGCTGTTCATCGTCGCGACGCTGGCGCTGGGCCTGGTCATCTCGAACGTGGTCGCGACCCAGCAGACCGCGATGTTCATCTCGCTGGTCGGCCTGCTGATGCCGTCCCTGGTCTTCAGCGGCTTCATGTTCCCGATCCAGAACATGCCGCTGCCGCTGCGGGTGTTCAGCAACGTGGTCCCGACCAAGTGGTTCTACCTGATCGTCAGCGACGTCATGATCAAGCACCTGGGGTTCGCGGCGGTGATCAAGCCGACGCTGATCCTGGTC harbors:
- a CDS encoding ABC transporter ATP-binding protein, which translates into the protein MSAPAASVIVDGVSKSYAAGKVPAVVDLSFTVARGELFGLIGPDGAGKTTLLRILTTLVLADRGTASVEGHDVVRDFKAIRRIVGYMPGRFSLYQDLSVAENLAFFATVFGTTVDANYHLIADIYTQLEPFKTRLAGKLSGGMKQKLALCCALIHEPKVLFLDEPTTGVDPVSRKEFWDMLGRLRDRGITIVVSTPYMDEAARCDRIALVQHGEIIALDTLAALLAGHAVATYAVRGPQPFRLLQDLRAYARTEYCYAFGQEQHLVLTAADVAGVDGVRAHLRAAGHGEVSIRPIAPNIEDVFIHLTHERAHA
- a CDS encoding ABC transporter ATP-binding protein; its protein translation is MPEHAIEAVDLTRRFGAFTAVDAINLTVAPGEIFGFLGANGAGKTTAMRIFCGLLEPTSGRATVAGFDAMTQAEQIKQRIGYMSQKFSLYGKLTVRQNIRFFAGIYGLSRAQVRAKTAEIVARLDLGAAADTQVDALPLGWKQRISFAVATVHEPKVVFLDEPTGGVDPIVRRQFWDLIYEQASRGMTVFVTTHYMDEAEYCDRVSIMVDGAIAAIGTPAELYAQHGATSIEAVFVALARRATRHGD
- a CDS encoding ABC transporter permease; the encoded protein is MATEPFGPPPVGHEPPRAAAPSREPPGPRRARVFFAFVVKEWKHVLRDRKSLIILLGLPVVMMILFGFALSNEVKSTRFVVLDPTPDATTIAITERLDQSRYFALVGRVDDEAALLRSFRRGEARVAVVFQAGFDRALRHDLHAQVRVVADASDANTAATVTAYASAIIAQVQADLAGPAAARGGIAIETRMLYNPQLKSSYMFVPGVMTLILMLLGAMMTSVSIVREKETGTMEILLVSPMNPLVVIVSKAVPYLLLCFIDVLIILGLSYGLLDMPTGANVPLLLAECLLFIVATLALGLVISNVVATQQTAMFISLVGLLMPSLVFSGFMFPIQNMPLPLRVFSNVVPTKWFYLIVSDVMIKHLGFAAVIKPTLILVGMTVGLLAIALKTFRQRL